The nucleotide window CCGATGCGAACTCTGCGCCAGTTGCTATTGCAGAATGCGGGTCCGCAGTATTACCTGCCTGCGCTGCGCCGGAAACCGCACCGCCCTGCAGGAAATCTCCAGAAATCTTCATAACTTGCTCCTCGCTTTACCTTATCGGCAACAGCTTGAAGCACTTTAGTAATTTGGAGCGGCCTTCCCTCCCATATTTCCCATTTTGAGATTCGCACTGTCCGAAGCGACTTCAGGCGACGTATCGGAGGCTCCGAGCTGAGAAAGAATCTTCGTCGCGATACCGAAGCCTCCGTGCTCGGAGAGCGCTTTTCCAAAGATCTCCGAGCCCAGACTCATCAGTGTCGACTCGCTTCCTTCCTCTTCGTCATCATCCTGGCCATCGACATCATTGGAAAACAGCGGATCCTTCTGCAAGGGCTTGAGAAACTCCTGCATCAGGCTCGACTCAAATTCGTGCGCCGCCGAGCGCAGCTTCTCCTGCTTCGCCGGGTCCAGGGCCGAAGCCATGCCATTTGCCGCCATTCCAGAACTCACCTTCTCGATCACATGACCTCCAGTTCCGCTTCCAGTGCTCCTGCCTCTTTCATCGCCTGCAGAATCGAAATAATGTCCCGTGCCGTTGCCCCGATCGATTGCAGGTTCTGCACCAGGTCATCGACCGAGGCTCCGGCCTTCAGTTCAATCCCACTGGCCGGCTTGTCCTGCGCCTGAATCGAGGTCTGCTGCACCACCTGCGTGGTGCCCGCGCTCATAGGCCCAGGCTGAGAGACCTGATACTCGCTCACCACATTCACCGAGAGGCCACCGTGGAGAATCGAAACTGGCTGCAGGCGCACCTCGCCGCCGATCACCACCGTCCCCGTCCTTTCATTCACAACCACGCGGGCACGTGGATAGACACTCACCTCGACCGCCTCGATCTCCGCCAGCAGCTCCGGGATATCCTCACCTTCCCGGGCTGCAATCTCAATGCTCCGGCTATCGACGGCGTGCGCCACGGTGCGTTTGAGCTGCGTGTTGATCGATGAGGCCATTTCCTCCGCAGTCCGGAAATCCGGATCGTTCAACAGCAGCGTCAGATGGCGCATCTTGCTTAAATCAAGCGGCACCGAACGCTCGACAATCCCTCCCGACGGAATGAGCCCGGTGGTGGGATGGTTCAGAGATCGGCTGTTGCCGTTGGTGGCGACCGTATAACCGCCCAGCACCAGCGGTCCCTGCGCTTCGGCATAGATCTGCCCATCGGGACCATAGAGCGGCGTCATCAGCAACAGCCCGCCCTCAATGGAGCGTGCATCTCCGGCCGAGGAAACGGTCACATCCAAACGGTTGCCGGGCTGAGCAAAGGGTGGCAGAGTCGCAGCAATGAAGACGGCAGCCATGTTTTGAGTCCGCAGCGACGAGGTGGTGGAGTTGTTGGGTAGATTCACCCCCATGCGCAGCAGCGTCGAGATCAGGGTCTGAATGGGAAAGACGGTCTGCGTACTGTCACCGGTTCCCTTCAGGCCAACCACGATTCCATAGCCCACGAGCTGGTTATCACGAATGCCTTCCACCGAGGCAATGTCCTTGATACGTGCCCGCTTGGTCGGCACCGGTGTTGCAGGTTGCGATGGAGACAAGACCGCAGCTCTCTGCGTTCCAGCGGCCCCAGGAGAGCCTGCGACCTGAGCCAGTAGCTGCCCGCAGACTGCCAACGCAAGCATTCCCAGCAGGAAAAACACAGCTCTGCTCAGTCCTGCCATCCCCCTGCTTCGTCTGACCACTTCCTCAGCCCGCATTGCCTTCTCCTCTGCCACCCTTGTCAGCCTTGTTCAGAACACCAGCAGCTTCATCAGGAAGCGCACTACCGGGTTCTGGCGGTAGGTGTAGTCGTTGACGATGCCTTTGCCCACCACCTCGAGCTCAAGATCAGAAATGCTTGTTGAAGTCACCTGGTTGTAGTTGCTGATATCTTCCGGTCGCACCAGCCCGCGCAGCTTGATGGTCTGCGTCTGCTGGCTGAAGGAGAGCTCGCGCACCGCCTGAATGACCAGCATCCCATTGGGCAGCTCGTCGACTACCTCACCACCGATGGTTGTGCTCAGGCTCGAATCCGTCACCGACTGGCCCTGCGCCGTCAGCCCCGAAGACGAGGACTGGTTCAACAGATTGTTGAGCGCATTGCC belongs to Silvibacterium dinghuense and includes:
- a CDS encoding flagellar basal body P-ring protein FlgI, whose product is MSPSQPATPVPTKRARIKDIASVEGIRDNQLVGYGIVVGLKGTGDSTQTVFPIQTLISTLLRMGVNLPNNSTTSSLRTQNMAAVFIAATLPPFAQPGNRLDVTVSSAGDARSIEGGLLLMTPLYGPDGQIYAEAQGPLVLGGYTVATNGNSRSLNHPTTGLIPSGGIVERSVPLDLSKMRHLTLLLNDPDFRTAEEMASSINTQLKRTVAHAVDSRSIEIAAREGEDIPELLAEIEAVEVSVYPRARVVVNERTGTVVIGGEVRLQPVSILHGGLSVNVVSEYQVSQPGPMSAGTTQVVQQTSIQAQDKPASGIELKAGASVDDLVQNLQSIGATARDIISILQAMKEAGALEAELEVM